One part of the Coffea eugenioides isolate CCC68of chromosome 10, Ceug_1.0, whole genome shotgun sequence genome encodes these proteins:
- the LOC113748942 gene encoding uncharacterized protein LOC113748942 codes for MGEIEEEAAPANADESSPLLSDPNSPHRIRSVRTTVPEVEVHLYKLGKGPIDVFKSSLSGWDQDQLEVRDILDKYGFKSVYAFTPGSGRGAPIRFNPRNGRSLLSYKDGSVVYLDGQPKDSLVKPVTKIVSGVAFITALIVFAIKEAPPDWASKLNLSGGRIPPWILACVVIVFTRMRKRTRDFLEKRGR; via the exons ATGGGAGAAATCGAAGAGGAAGCCGCACCAGCAAACGCCGACGAGTCATCACCGTTATTATCGGACCCGAATTCTCCCCATAGGATCCGGTCGGTTAGAACGACGGTGCCCGAGGTCGAGGTCCACCTCTATAAGCTTGGGAAAGGCCCCATCGACGTCTTCAAGTCCAGCCTCAGTGGGTGGGACCAAGACCAGTTGGAGGTCCGCGATATTCTGGACAAATATGGGTTCAAATCCGTCTATGCTTTCACTCCTGGGTCAGGTCGCGGAGCCCCGATCCGATTTAATCCCAGAAATGGCAGATCTTTGCTTTCTTACAAAGATGGCTCCGTTGTTTACCTCGATGGACAACCCAAG GACTCTTTGGTCAAACCAGTTACGAAAATAGTGTCCGGGGTTGCATTTATAACCGCTTTGATAGTATTTGCTATCAAGGAGGCCCCGCCAGATTGGGCAAGTAAGTTGAACCTTTCAGGTGGTCGTATTCCCCCATGGATCCTTGCTTGCGTGGTTATTGTGTTCACCCGCATGAGGAAGAGAACTAGGGATTTTCTGGAAAAGCGTGGCAGATGA